Proteins from a single region of Pseudopedobacter saltans DSM 12145:
- a CDS encoding 3-oxoacyl-ACP synthase III family protein, protein MSNIKSIIVGTGSYVPENIIKNEAFLNHSFYEKNGTKIEKDNQEIIEKFQSITEIEERRYTSANQSTSDIGYLAALDALESSGTNAEELDYIIVAHNFGDIHEGKNRVDLLPAIASRVKHKLQIQNPDCIAYDLPFGCPGWVQAIIQADYFIRSGDAKKILVIGADTLSKITDPHDRDSMIFADGAGATILAAEEGSNQGILSHKTQSHTFEEAYYLKMGTSDNIDSKNPEDLYIKMEGRKVYEYALKNVPAVMKMALDKSGADVSEIKKVLVHQANGKMDEAILKRFLRQYQIKDVDHDIMPMTISKFGNTSVASVPTMLDFILKGKLDSHKINKGDVVLFTSVGAGMNINTVVYKF, encoded by the coding sequence ATGAGTAATATAAAATCAATTATTGTTGGAACGGGGAGTTATGTTCCAGAGAATATCATCAAAAACGAAGCTTTTTTAAATCATAGTTTTTATGAGAAAAATGGAACTAAGATTGAAAAAGATAACCAGGAAATTATAGAAAAATTTCAGTCTATTACTGAAATCGAGGAAAGAAGATATACATCTGCAAATCAATCTACTTCAGATATTGGTTATCTTGCTGCGTTGGATGCTCTTGAAAGCTCGGGTACAAACGCCGAAGAATTGGATTACATTATCGTTGCTCACAATTTTGGCGATATCCACGAAGGCAAAAACAGAGTTGACTTATTACCAGCGATAGCAAGCAGAGTTAAGCACAAACTACAAATTCAGAATCCTGACTGCATTGCTTACGATTTACCTTTTGGTTGTCCTGGATGGGTTCAAGCGATTATCCAGGCCGATTATTTTATACGTTCTGGTGATGCCAAAAAGATTTTAGTAATAGGAGCCGATACTTTATCAAAAATTACTGACCCACACGACAGAGATTCGATGATATTTGCGGATGGAGCCGGTGCTACTATTCTTGCTGCCGAAGAAGGTTCGAATCAAGGTATTTTATCCCATAAAACGCAATCGCATACTTTTGAAGAAGCTTATTATTTAAAAATGGGGACTTCTGACAACATTGACAGCAAAAATCCTGAAGATTTATACATCAAAATGGAAGGCAGAAAGGTATATGAATATGCTTTGAAAAATGTTCCGGCGGTCATGAAAATGGCTTTAGATAAATCCGGTGCCGATGTATCGGAAATTAAAAAGGTTTTGGTTCATCAGGCCAACGGGAAGATGGACGAAGCTATCTTAAAAAGATTCTTAAGACAATATCAGATTAAAGATGTCGATCATGATATCATGCCGATGACGATATCGAAATTCGGTAACACTTCGGTTGCTTCTGTTCCAACTATGCTTGATTTTATTTTAAAAGGGAAGCTGGATTCTCATAAAATTAATAAAGGCGATGTAGTTTTATTCACATCTGTAGGTGCCGGAATGAACATTAACACTGTAGTTTATAAATTTTAG
- a CDS encoding DUF1003 domain-containing protein, translating into MKKHKIDYNKLLNTSDQHLKKLHDIVLKSIEEEQLISKKLESKEELTIGQRLADKVADFGGSWNFIIIFVLLILVWMGINVYFLKEKGFDPYPFILLNLLLSCLAAFQAPIIMMSQNRQEEKDRSRAEEDYLVNLKAEIEIKTLHEKIDLLITEQMETLLEIQKMQIERIDQLEQQIKNFQQNNDRSGI; encoded by the coding sequence ATGAAAAAGCATAAAATCGATTATAATAAATTGCTGAATACAAGTGATCAGCATTTGAAGAAGTTACACGATATCGTTCTGAAATCTATAGAAGAGGAGCAATTGATATCTAAGAAGCTTGAGTCAAAGGAAGAATTGACGATAGGACAGCGTTTGGCTGATAAAGTTGCTGATTTTGGAGGGAGCTGGAATTTTATAATTATTTTCGTTCTTCTCATTTTAGTATGGATGGGAATAAACGTCTATTTTCTAAAGGAAAAAGGATTCGACCCTTACCCATTTATTCTATTAAATTTACTATTATCATGTTTGGCTGCTTTCCAGGCGCCGATTATCATGATGAGTCAAAACCGTCAGGAAGAGAAAGATAGAAGCAGAGCTGAAGAAGATTATCTTGTTAATTTAAAGGCAGAGATAGAAATTAAGACGCTGCATGAGAAAATTGATTTGTTAATCACCGAACAAATGGAAACGCTCTTGGAAATCCAAAAAATGCAAATAGAGCGAATCGACCAGCTGGAACAACAAATTAAAAATTTTCAGCAAAATAATGATAGGTCAGGTATTTAA